In a single window of the Tigriopus californicus strain San Diego chromosome 2, Tcal_SD_v2.1, whole genome shotgun sequence genome:
- the LOC131893282 gene encoding uncharacterized protein LOC131893282 — protein sequence MTSPIYSSLSGQLFILLLVLGEILTEPRRSSSQIKSGDNYDRGGQQYYNNYNNNNNLPDGCAFPSEWEGIWFQSTVRPYITIQGRSMSSKGKCVQSDRGREKFILQESQDCYKCVVFHQKAKNVLQYKETFGCSPLEDIDAMCRYIPGDANLYTMFRVDGSSVPCPFHGPLRFTYNRGKGDCDWPKSEMESCMDPHKLVFHYQACPNVQGSEMMTEELECQATWRDGSFHYLVGKMSHAHASSDEDKFRCFIFEFANPLVPSEGLQLAQSGDASCNGLFSPSEGSRTLSLSKGPSKVGCRFPQWLSANSKWNSLDGGRTLSLSVSPSNLSFIEMTFQTQGFGYSKRASSSVLCYKRDQSDSASRSSSSFLSSPRPPRPSRPPRPPPAPGVNGGPQSPIPSQNEVLQKDEMMGNAKAFDRSIEASYDRIVFYQTIGCRNGYVCSQLYKISGNVARIKMGKLSRTPEYACDKYHFDEDSLTPTLIVGLTPGENRYPITPALNSMQNVRLPFSGLFRISKHPCGWVPQFLSSATPTGLSSAEAVRQQSEADRDLNGAVSDSRDVGPFCKDGVTPRKLSVVIGCQPKRSDFQIRSSCSALDESSFPKAYTCTHKWNEKGSQYLVFQPKSRPSGNEDEMMCFRLDGLPSHLDQSIPKIAPDRANGPGPMEMVMSKLDGNCLENITFPATNQSASSFSSSSSSSSSSSTSSSSLPSRTSWSSKENEAISNSANEPRSERLIGDQMILLLDGDCSQVSGARSSHLCHFQTSSWLQNGFYFYCYCALYPLLTTTNHLVGGYSFYSGGTSGRQLAA from the exons ATGACTTCGCCAATATATTCGTCGCTCTCGGGCCAATTGTTCATTCTGCTCTTGGTTTTGGGTGAGATCCTGACCGAGCCTAGGCGATCCAGCAGTCAAATCAAATCAG GTGATAACTACGACCGTGGGGGGCAACAGTAttacaacaactacaacaacaacaacaacctccCGGATGGGTGTGCCTTCCCTTCCGAATGGGAAGGAATCTGGTTCCAATCGACGGTTCGGCCGTACATCACCATTCAGGGCCGCTCCATGAGCTCCAAAGGGAAATGCGTCCAGAGTGACCGAGGTCGTGAAAAGTTCATCCTTCAAGA ATCTCAAGATTGCTACAAATGCGTTGTGTTTCaccaaaaggcaaaaaatgtgcttcaatATAAAGAGA CTTTTGGATGCTCCCCGCTAGAGGACATCGACGCCATGTGTCGCTACATTCCTGGGGATGCCAATCTCTACACCATGTTCCGTGTTGATGGGTCCTCCGTGCCGTGCCCATTTCACGGCCCTCTTCGTTTCACTTACAACCGTGGCAAGGGTGATTGTGATTGGCCCAAGTCAGAAATGGAGTCCTGCATGGACCCGCATAAGTTGGTCTTCCATTATCAAGCGTGTCCCAATGTTCAAGGATCAGAGATGATGA CCGAGGAATTGGAGTGCCAAGCCACGTGGCGGGACGGGTCGTTCCACTACTTGGTGGGCAAGATGTCTCATGCCCACGCCTCGTCGGACGAGGATAAATTCCGGTGTTTCATCTTCGAGTTCGCAAATCCCTTGGTCCCATCCGAAGGGCTCCAGTTGGCCCAATCCGGAGATGCCTCTTGTAATGGACTTTTCTCGCCCAGCGAAGGCTCAAGGACTCTATCTCTGTCCAAAG GCCCTTCGAAAGTGGGATGTCGATTTCCACAGTGGCTGTCAGCCAATTCGAAATGGAACTCCCTGGATGGAGGTCGGACTTTGAGTCTATCTGTGTCACCTTCCAACCTGTCTTTCATCGAGATGACGTTTCAAACCCAGGGATTTGGATATTCTAAGAGGGCCTCGAGCTCGGTACTCTGCTACAAACGAGACCAATCGGATTCTGCCTCTCGTTCgtcttcctcttttctttcatcaCCTCGGCCTCCACGGCCATCTCGGCCTCCTCGGCCTCCTCCTGCCCCAGGTGTCAATGGAGGTCCACAAAGTCCAATTCCATCCCAAAATGAGGTCCTTCAAAAGGACGAGATGATGGGAAATGCCAAAGCGTTTGACAGATCAATAGAAGCAAGCTATGATAGGATCGTTTTCTACCAAACCATTGGCTG TCGCAATGGGTATGTTTGCTCCCAATTGTACAAAATCTCAGGGAATGTGGCCAGAATCAAAATGG GCAAATTGTCCCGCACTCCCGAGTATGCCTGTGATAAATATCATTTCGATGAGGACTCGCTTACACCCACACTGATAGTCG GGCTCACTCCCGGAGAAAATCGATACCCAATCACGCCAGCCCTGAACTCCATGCAAAATGTCCGGTTACCCTTTTCCGGGTTGTTCCGGATCTCGAAGCATCCGTGTGGGTGGGTTCCCCAATTCTTGTCTTCAGCCACGCCCACTGGGCTGAGCTCAGCCGAGGCGGTGCGTCAACAGAGCGAGGCGGATCGAGATCTGAATGGCGCCGTTTCCGATTCCCGAGACGTGGGCCCGTTTTGTAAGGACGGAGTGACTCCACGCAAGTTGTCGGTGGTTATTGGATGCCAACCCAAACGGAGTGACTTTCAGATCCGATCGTCGTGCTCCGCTTTGGACGAGAGCTCGTTTCCAAAAG CTTATACCTGTACGCACAAATGGAACGAGAAAGGCTCGCAGTATCTCGTCTTTCAACCGAAAAGTCGTCCCAGTGGCAATGAGGACGAGATGATGTGCTTCAGACTGGATGGTTTACCCAGTCACTTGGACCAAAGCATCCCCAAGATCGCACCAGATCGTGCGAATGGACCTGGTCCGATGGAAATGGTTATGAGCAAGTTAGACGGGAATTGTCTGGAGAATATCACTTTCCCGGCCACAAACCAATCtgcttcttccttctcctcgtcgtcgtcgtcgtcctcgtcgtcgtcgacgtcgtcATCGTCTTTGCCGTCGAGGACCTCGTGGTCATCAAAAGAGAATGAGGCCATCTCAAATTCCGCCAATGAACCAAGATCAGAGCGACTTATCGGTGATCAAATGATTCTCCTTCTGGATG